From one Burkholderiales bacterium genomic stretch:
- a CDS encoding VIT1/CCC1 transporter family protein, which yields MVKNASGEIENWREEKRSAYLYRLVAAAEKGNARHGLFLELAAAAEKQAEIWAKKIRECGASVPQEYAPDLRTRVVAFLLNLFGPRRMRPALAAMKVRGMSLYTKEQPGHAIPLSLEEVGRRHRGVQSGGNLRAAVFGVNDGLVSNASLIMGVAGATADNAVVLLSGVAGLLAGAFSMAAGEYVSVRSQREMYEYQIGLEREELQQYPEEEAAELALIYEARGLQKGEAQRLAQGVLTDPQKALDTLAREELGLNPEELGSPQGAALSSFFSFAFGSAIPLFPFTFAAADEILLFCALISAIALFTVGAILSLFTGRRALYSGLRMLVIGAAAASATYLIGKALGVSLA from the coding sequence ATGGTCAAGAATGCTTCAGGCGAGATTGAAAATTGGCGCGAGGAAAAGCGCTCCGCGTATCTTTACCGTTTGGTTGCCGCAGCCGAGAAAGGCAACGCGCGGCACGGACTATTTCTGGAACTTGCAGCGGCGGCGGAAAAGCAGGCTGAAATTTGGGCAAAAAAAATCCGCGAATGTGGCGCGAGCGTCCCGCAAGAATATGCCCCCGACTTACGCACGCGCGTAGTAGCTTTTTTGTTGAATTTATTTGGTCCGCGCCGCATGCGCCCGGCACTTGCGGCAATGAAAGTGCGTGGAATGTCGCTGTACACCAAGGAGCAGCCGGGCCATGCAATTCCGCTAAGCCTTGAAGAGGTCGGGCGCCGCCATCGCGGCGTGCAAAGCGGTGGGAATCTACGTGCGGCGGTTTTCGGAGTGAATGACGGCTTAGTATCTAACGCCAGTCTGATCATGGGCGTGGCGGGTGCGACCGCGGATAACGCCGTGGTCTTGCTTTCCGGAGTTGCGGGGTTGCTCGCGGGCGCATTTTCCATGGCGGCCGGCGAATACGTTTCGGTGCGCTCGCAGCGCGAAATGTACGAGTACCAGATCGGGCTCGAGCGCGAAGAGCTTCAGCAATACCCAGAGGAGGAAGCGGCCGAATTGGCGCTGATTTACGAGGCGCGAGGCTTGCAGAAAGGCGAAGCGCAACGTCTTGCGCAGGGTGTTTTGACCGATCCACAAAAGGCACTGGACACGCTGGCGCGCGAGGAACTTGGGCTCAACCCGGAAGAACTCGGCTCGCCGCAAGGCGCGGCGCTTTCTTCGTTCTTTTCTTTTGCATTTGGCAGTGCCATTCCACTTTTTCCTTTTACGTTTGCCGCGGCTGACGAGATCCTGTTATTTTGCGCCCTGATTAGCGCGATCGCCCTTTTCACTGTTGGCGCAATACTGAGCCTGTTTACGGGACGCCGCGCGCTGTACAGCGGTTTGCGCATGCTGGTAATTGGCGCAGCTGCGGCCAGCGCAACCTACCTCATTGGCAAAGCCTTGGGCGTGAGTCTTGCGTAG